One genomic window of Branchiostoma floridae strain S238N-H82 chromosome 4, Bfl_VNyyK, whole genome shotgun sequence includes the following:
- the LOC118413310 gene encoding uncharacterized protein LOC118413310, translating into MEIYGLKTVVMSALLTLALASTSTGFKQFTTDDVEDCAVDFKGRLLRRFRPYFKPKRSLKPFKTRRSSFGLGFGEGSSGCPSVQRPASRFVEERDPHTGQPLEIVRCVVFMGKIYEQKIHEVTCLSEGLPCRWNPHQSSGSGDLSTCAQLSVVKDAVLTNGRRFFIRPIRVKSCCQCRAKMWPYVLNIKRIKYS; encoded by the exons GTGGTGATGTCTGCCCTACTGACATTAGCCCTCGCCTCCACCTCTACCGGATTCAAGCAGTTCACCACTGACGACGTGGAAGACTGCGCCGTGGATTTTAAGGGGAGACTGCTGCGTCGCTTCCGGCCGTACTTCAAACCGAAACGGTCCCTGAAGCCCTTCAAGACGCGGCGCAGCTCCTTCGGGCTGGGGTTCGGGGAGGGCTCGTCTGGGTGCCCGTCCGTCCAGCGGCCGGCCTCGCGGTTTGTGGAGGAGCGGGACCCGCACACGGGCCAGCCGCTGGAGATCGTCAGGTGTGTGGTGTTCATGGGCAAGATCTACGAGCAGAAGATCCACGAGGTCACGTGTCTCAGCGAGGGGCTGCCGTGCAG ATGGAATCCACATCAATCCAGCGGTTCTGGTGACCTCAGCACGTGCGCACAGCTGTCGGTTGTCAAGGACGCGGTGCTGACCAATGGTAGACGGTTTTTCATCCGGCCAATCAGAGTGAAGTCGTGCTGTCAATGCCGCGCTAAGATGTGGCCTTACGTCCTGAACATCAAAAGAATCAAGTATTCATGA